CTTCCTCTTGGATTTGTACAACCAAGGAGCTGATAGAttaatttaacttttttttgtgGGGTAAGAATAGACTAATTTAACTAAATCCAAAGAACAAAGCACCATTAGTACATATTTTATTCACTAATGGCACAACTTTACATAATAATCAAAGATTCCCATCAATTTTAAACAAAACCCTGTTGCATTCACCATACCATATGCACTTTCACCGGTGGGATTCCATATACTAACGACCTTAAGAACGCTGGTTATTGCACAACCCCACAAACCACCAAGAAATGGCCGCCCAAACTCACCTGTTTCATCCACTCCACTCCTTATCTATGCCACTGAAAACCCGATGTAAATCACCTGACTTTAAACCCAAGCTAAAACCCTCCACATTCATCATCTCCAGCAAGCTCCGGGCAGCGGTGGTAGGAGGAGGTCCAGCTGGATCCTCTGCAGCTGAAGCACTTGCTGCTGGTGGCATAGAGACCTTCCTCTTCGAACGCAGCCCCTCTACTGCCAAACCCTGTGGTGGAGCAATCCCACTTTGTATGCTAGATGAGTTCTCCATCCCTCCTCACCTCATTGATCGGAAAGTCACCCGCATGAAGATAATATCTCCGTCCAATCTGGCCGTTGATTTTGGTAAAACTCTGAAGCCCCATGAGTTCATCTCCATGCTCCGCCGAGAAGTGCTTGATGACTTCCTACGCCGCCGTGCTGAGTCTTGTGGCGCCGCACTTATCAAAGGACTTGTCACAAATGTGGAGGTTCCCCTAACAAGCAGCTCTTCATATGTTATTCACTATAATAAGAATAATTCACAGAAATCTCTTGCTGTTGATGTTGTTATTGGTGCTGATGGAGCCAACAGCAAGGTGGCTAAGGCCATAAAAGCAGGAGATTACACTTGTGCTATTGCTTTTCAAGAAAGGATTAAGTTGCCTGAGGAGAAAATGGAATATTATGAAAATTTGGCTGAAATGTATGTCGGAAATGATGTTTCACCTGATTTTTATGCGTGGGTTTTCCCCAAGTGCGATCATGTGGCAGTGGGAACGGGGACAGTATGCTCAAAGAAGGATATCAAGATGTTTCAACATGGCATAAGAGCAAGAGTTAGGCCAAAAACTCATGGCGGTCAAGTAATTAAAGTTGAGGCTCATCCAATCCCTGAGCATCCACGTCCAGTTAGAGTCAGGGGACGAGTGGCTCTGGTGGGGGATGCAGCCGGATATGTGACGAAATGTTCTGGTGAGGGAATTTACTTTGCTGCCAAGAGTGGAAGGATGTGCGGGGAAGCAATTGTCAAGGCATCAGAGGGAGGTGAAAGAATGATTAGTGAAGAAGATTTAAAGAGGGAGTATTTGAAGAAGTGGGATGAGAAGTATTTAACTACATTCAGGTTTTTGGATTTGTTGCAAAGGGTGTTTTATGGTAGCAATGCTGCTAGGGAGGCATTAGTGGAGTTGTGTGGGGATGAGTACGTGCAGAGGATGACATTTGAGAGCTATCTGTATAAGAAGTTGGCCCGGGGGAATGGATGGGATGACATTAAGATGGTCATGAATACAATTGGGAGTCTAATTAGGTGTGATATTGTAGGCAGAGGGATTGAAATGTTTGACAAACGAGTTCTTGCACAGTTGTAGTG
This portion of the Coffea arabica cultivar ET-39 chromosome 2e, Coffea Arabica ET-39 HiFi, whole genome shotgun sequence genome encodes:
- the LOC113732431 gene encoding uncharacterized protein produces the protein MAAQTHLFHPLHSLSMPLKTRCKSPDFKPKLKPSTFIISSKLRAAVVGGGPAGSSAAEALAAGGIETFLFERSPSTAKPCGGAIPLCMLDEFSIPPHLIDRKVTRMKIISPSNLAVDFGKTLKPHEFISMLRREVLDDFLRRRAESCGAALIKGLVTNVEVPLTSSSSYVIHYNKNNSQKSLAVDVVIGADGANSKVAKAIKAGDYTCAIAFQERIKLPEEKMEYYENLAEMYVGNDVSPDFYAWVFPKCDHVAVGTGTVCSKKDIKMFQHGIRARVRPKTHGGQVIKVEAHPIPEHPRPVRVRGRVALVGDAAGYVTKCSGEGIYFAAKSGRMCGEAIVKASEGGERMISEEDLKREYLKKWDEKYLTTFRFLDLLQRVFYGSNAAREALVELCGDEYVQRMTFESYLYKKLARGNGWDDIKMVMNTIGSLIRCDIVGRGIEMFDKRVLAQL